The Phycisphaeraceae bacterium genome includes a window with the following:
- a CDS encoding homoserine dehydrogenase has translation MSTHRTVGVGLIGLGTVGGGVAQLLRDHALLYEKRCGASVEVRSVLVRDVGKATGTGLVDPALITDDPDVFFAANDMNIVAELAGGIDRAGYYVRRSIETGRHVVTANKALLAAQGSELFAQARLHAVSIGFEASCAGGIPCITALKFGLMANRFVSLVGILNGTCNYMLTEMKEKEKSYGQALADAQAAGYAEADPTLDVSGRDAADKLAILSSLAFGCRISSGQVGAIGIDSLDEHDVAAGSAVGYELRLLGMATLAGGSLSLMVEPCYVPAGGILAGVRSANNALMIEGDAVGRVMLYGPGAGRGPTASAVVSDLLNIASGWYPAAFETMGLTPDLHADAELLPADGRLGDFAIRSQGSSSLEFLRGVTAAQAHRQADGGRALRVYEA, from the coding sequence TTGAGCACGCATCGGACCGTCGGCGTTGGATTGATCGGACTGGGCACCGTGGGTGGGGGGGTGGCCCAACTGCTCCGCGACCATGCGCTTCTCTATGAGAAGCGTTGTGGAGCGAGCGTCGAAGTCCGGAGCGTCCTGGTCCGGGATGTCGGCAAGGCTACTGGCACGGGTCTCGTGGATCCAGCCCTTATTACGGATGATCCCGACGTGTTCTTCGCCGCCAACGACATGAACATCGTCGCCGAGCTGGCGGGGGGGATTGATCGGGCTGGCTACTACGTTCGCCGATCGATCGAGACCGGTCGGCACGTTGTCACCGCCAACAAAGCCCTGCTCGCGGCTCAAGGCTCCGAGCTTTTTGCTCAGGCTCGTCTGCATGCCGTATCGATCGGTTTCGAGGCGTCCTGCGCGGGCGGGATTCCCTGTATCACGGCGCTCAAGTTCGGCCTGATGGCCAATCGGTTTGTCTCGCTTGTTGGCATCCTCAATGGAACCTGCAACTACATGCTGACCGAGATGAAAGAGAAGGAGAAGTCTTACGGCCAGGCGCTCGCCGACGCGCAGGCCGCTGGTTATGCTGAGGCTGATCCCACCCTTGATGTCAGTGGTCGGGACGCAGCTGACAAACTTGCCATTCTCAGTTCACTGGCTTTCGGCTGCCGTATCTCCAGCGGGCAGGTCGGGGCTATCGGCATCGACTCACTCGATGAGCACGATGTCGCTGCAGGCAGCGCAGTAGGCTACGAGCTTCGCCTGCTCGGTATGGCGACGCTCGCTGGCGGCAGTCTGTCTTTGATGGTCGAGCCCTGCTACGTCCCCGCCGGTGGCATCCTTGCTGGCGTTCGCAGCGCCAACAATGCCCTGATGATCGAAGGCGACGCTGTCGGCCGCGTCATGCTCTACGGCCCTGGTGCCGGGCGCGGCCCCACCGCTAGTGCCGTCGTCAGCGACCTGCTCAATATCGCCAGTGGCTGGTATCCCGCCGCCTTCGAGACGATGGGTCTCACCCCCGACCTCCACGCCGACGCTGAACTGCTTCCCGCCGACGGCCGCTTAGGCGACTTTGCTATCCGTTCCCAGGGCTCAAGCTCCCTAGAGTTCTTACGGGGCGTCACGGCAGCGCAGGCCCATCGACAAGCCGATGGTGGGCGGGCCCTGCGTGTTTATGAAGCCTGA
- a CDS encoding MotA/TolQ/ExbB proton channel family protein: protein MATNWQEAFWSLMDRGGPVMWPLAALSVLSLAVVLERLWFLLRLAGPGSAAEAERLTQSVAGDEAIVPKRASIYADLLFSVGEKRKAVAVHSALMTQRTRLERFLSFLSVVVTISPMLGILGTVLGIIDSFEVLSGADRGLDPADVGAGIAEALITTAAGLMVAVGALVGYQLLGGWVRRVQTRLEILADALIRA, encoded by the coding sequence ATGGCAACCAACTGGCAGGAAGCATTCTGGTCGCTGATGGATCGTGGCGGGCCCGTCATGTGGCCGCTGGCGGCGCTGAGCGTGCTTTCGCTGGCGGTCGTTCTAGAACGCCTGTGGTTTCTCCTGCGACTGGCGGGGCCGGGATCGGCAGCGGAAGCTGAACGACTCACTCAGTCAGTTGCGGGTGATGAGGCCATCGTTCCTAAGCGAGCATCGATCTATGCGGATTTGCTGTTCTCGGTCGGCGAGAAACGCAAGGCGGTTGCGGTCCACTCGGCACTGATGACCCAGCGGACACGACTGGAGCGTTTTTTGTCTTTTCTCTCCGTCGTTGTGACGATTTCCCCCATGCTCGGGATTCTCGGGACGGTGCTCGGGATTATTGACAGCTTCGAGGTGCTCTCGGGGGCCGATCGGGGGTTGGACCCGGCGGATGTCGGAGCAGGCATCGCTGAGGCCCTGATCACCACCGCAGCGGGTCTGATGGTCGCTGTCGGGGCTCTGGTGGGTTATCAGCTCCTAGGCGGTTGGGTTCGTCGTGTGCAGACCAGGCTGGAGATACTCGCTGACGCCCTGATTCGCGCATAA
- a CDS encoding transcriptional repressor translates to MVSRTTQSSDPAENPAIMPPVCSIFRRFLHAQGLKFTAERAVILDAVLSRTEVFEAEQLLSEMREAEQKVSKATIYRTLKHLVECHIIEEVLLDPRQTHYQTCIGRPPTGHLMCVETGRIVEFPLDEVTELVRQLCAKHGFEHVGHRLVIQGVSPEAQQADSDPE, encoded by the coding sequence ATGGTGAGCCGTACCACCCAATCCTCCGATCCGGCTGAAAATCCGGCGATCATGCCACCGGTGTGCTCGATTTTTCGCCGGTTTTTGCACGCCCAGGGGCTCAAGTTCACAGCGGAGCGGGCGGTGATTCTGGATGCCGTCCTATCGCGCACCGAAGTGTTCGAGGCCGAGCAGTTGCTCTCGGAGATGCGCGAGGCAGAGCAGAAGGTGTCAAAAGCAACCATCTACCGGACGCTCAAGCACCTGGTCGAGTGCCACATCATCGAAGAGGTCCTCCTGGACCCTCGGCAGACGCACTACCAGACCTGTATCGGGAGGCCGCCTACCGGGCACCTCATGTGCGTAGAGACCGGGCGGATCGTCGAGTTCCCGCTCGACGAGGTGACCGAGTTGGTTCGCCAGCTCTGTGCCAAGCACGGCTTCGAGCATGTGGGGCATCGCCTGGTGATTCAGGGCGTTTCGCCGGAGGCCCAACAGGCGGATTCCGATCCCGAGTGA
- the glgP gene encoding alpha-glucan family phosphorylase yields MLKANAAKIRHFHVEPSLPEALKPLLEIAHNLWWTWNHDAVSLFIRLDQNLWTHTKHNPIKLLGLVSQDKLEAAARDEGFIGQMQQVHQQLKAHITRSPWMPEGQKDPNEYRVCYFCAEFGLTESLQIYSGGLGVLAGDHLKSASELGIPLIAMGLMYRHGYFQQYLSPDGWQQESDPKLNFAQLPVRQVKDSSGEQVKVSVHLPGRDVKIALWNVQVGKITLYLLDTNLPENNEEDRGITGQLYGGDMDTRIKQEIVLGIGGVRALEAINIRPDVCHMNEGHSAFLGLERIRRLIEDYDITFDEARQAAASSHCFTTHTPVPAGIDRFPPDMIKRYFKGYHESLRLDMEGLLALGRENVGDKNEFFSMATLAIRTADWCNGVSKLHGFVSREMWKGVWPNLPSEEIPIGHVTNGVHARSWLNADLVNAFDRYLGTPWREDQADPEVWKAVADIPDEDLWRIHEQARAKLIVWSKRKLRVQLEAQGKNPTLIRKHCDALSDTALTIGFARRFATYKRGTLLLRDIERLSRLLGDAKRPIQFLISGKAHPADGGGKALIRELSKFSNDSEVGHRIVFLEDYDIGVARHLVQGCDIWLNTPRRGMEASGTSGMKAAMNGVLNCSILDGWWDEAYTPEVGWAIGRREEYANPETGDEIESKSLYDLLENQIVPLFYQRDDKGVPHEWIARMKKCIMALTPAFNTNRMVQDYTTKYYLPAARRAAKLNGHKLKDSIALAHQKSRLRDCWGEVAVNSVKAGLDKVVELRQTLPVETEVTLGKIDPKEVRVQIYAGILDNDGHMQDGCTIDMTHKKDLGKGKHLFEGSIEPHTSGRYGFSVRVIPGVEDLKGFWEPGLIRWDAPELPTAPEIEAEELEEEPVVITKA; encoded by the coding sequence ATGCTCAAAGCCAACGCTGCCAAGATCCGGCACTTTCACGTGGAGCCCTCGCTCCCCGAGGCCCTCAAGCCTCTTTTGGAGATCGCCCATAACCTCTGGTGGACCTGGAATCACGACGCCGTGAGTCTGTTCATCCGGCTCGATCAGAATCTCTGGACCCACACCAAGCACAACCCGATCAAGCTGCTTGGGCTCGTCTCGCAGGACAAGCTCGAAGCTGCTGCCCGCGATGAGGGCTTCATAGGGCAGATGCAGCAGGTGCATCAGCAACTCAAGGCTCACATCACCCGGTCCCCGTGGATGCCCGAAGGGCAGAAGGACCCTAATGAGTACAGGGTCTGTTACTTCTGCGCTGAGTTTGGCCTGACCGAGAGCCTGCAGATCTACTCTGGCGGCCTCGGTGTACTCGCTGGCGACCATCTCAAGAGCGCTTCTGAGTTAGGCATTCCGCTCATTGCTATGGGACTGATGTACCGCCACGGCTACTTCCAGCAGTACCTGAGCCCGGACGGCTGGCAGCAGGAATCCGACCCCAAGCTCAACTTCGCCCAGCTCCCGGTACGCCAGGTCAAAGACAGCTCGGGTGAGCAGGTGAAGGTGAGCGTTCACCTGCCCGGACGCGACGTCAAGATCGCGCTGTGGAATGTTCAGGTTGGCAAGATCACGCTTTACCTCCTTGACACGAATCTCCCTGAGAACAACGAGGAAGATCGCGGCATCACCGGCCAGCTCTATGGCGGGGATATGGACACACGCATCAAGCAGGAGATCGTGCTTGGCATCGGCGGGGTCAGGGCTCTCGAAGCGATCAACATCCGCCCGGATGTCTGCCACATGAACGAAGGCCACTCGGCTTTTCTTGGTCTTGAACGCATCCGCCGGCTGATTGAAGACTACGACATCACCTTTGACGAGGCTCGGCAGGCTGCTGCCTCATCCCATTGCTTCACGACCCATACCCCCGTGCCTGCGGGGATTGACCGCTTCCCACCCGACATGATCAAACGATATTTCAAGGGTTACCACGAGAGCCTGCGCCTCGATATGGAAGGTCTGCTCGCGCTGGGTCGCGAGAATGTTGGTGACAAGAATGAGTTCTTCTCGATGGCGACCCTCGCTATTCGTACCGCCGACTGGTGCAACGGCGTCTCCAAGCTCCACGGCTTTGTCTCGCGTGAGATGTGGAAGGGCGTCTGGCCTAACCTTCCTTCCGAAGAGATCCCGATTGGGCACGTGACCAATGGCGTGCACGCGCGAAGCTGGCTCAACGCTGATCTTGTGAACGCCTTCGATCGCTATCTTGGGACCCCGTGGCGGGAAGATCAAGCAGACCCGGAGGTGTGGAAGGCAGTCGCTGACATCCCCGATGAAGACCTCTGGCGCATTCATGAGCAGGCACGAGCCAAGCTCATTGTCTGGTCGAAGCGAAAACTCCGTGTTCAACTTGAGGCTCAGGGCAAGAATCCCACTCTGATCCGCAAGCACTGCGATGCGCTCTCTGACACTGCGCTGACGATCGGCTTTGCCCGACGTTTCGCCACCTACAAGCGTGGCACCTTGCTGCTGCGTGATATTGAGCGATTGAGTCGGCTACTTGGCGACGCGAAGCGTCCCATCCAGTTCCTTATTTCAGGGAAGGCACACCCCGCCGACGGTGGTGGCAAAGCGCTGATTCGCGAGCTGTCTAAGTTCTCCAACGACAGCGAAGTTGGCCACCGCATCGTGTTTCTCGAAGACTACGACATTGGTGTCGCCCGTCACCTTGTCCAGGGCTGTGACATCTGGCTCAACACTCCGCGACGGGGCATGGAGGCCTCCGGCACCTCGGGCATGAAGGCCGCTATGAACGGCGTGCTCAACTGCTCGATCCTCGATGGCTGGTGGGATGAGGCGTACACCCCAGAGGTCGGCTGGGCTATTGGTCGGCGGGAGGAATATGCCAATCCCGAAACCGGTGACGAGATCGAGAGTAAGTCGCTGTACGACCTTCTTGAGAACCAGATTGTCCCGCTTTTCTACCAGCGTGACGACAAGGGTGTTCCGCACGAGTGGATTGCCCGAATGAAGAAGTGCATCATGGCCCTGACTCCGGCGTTTAACACCAACCGGATGGTCCAGGACTACACGACCAAGTACTACCTGCCAGCGGCTCGGCGAGCGGCGAAGCTCAACGGTCATAAGCTCAAGGACTCGATCGCTCTGGCTCATCAGAAGAGCCGTCTCCGAGACTGCTGGGGTGAGGTCGCCGTCAACTCTGTGAAGGCTGGCCTTGATAAAGTCGTGGAGCTTCGCCAGACCCTTCCGGTCGAGACCGAGGTTACCCTTGGCAAGATCGATCCCAAGGAGGTCCGTGTCCAGATCTACGCGGGAATCCTTGACAACGATGGTCATATGCAGGATGGCTGCACCATCGATATGACCCACAAGAAAGACCTCGGGAAGGGCAAGCACCTTTTCGAAGGCTCGATTGAGCCACATACCAGTGGTCGCTATGGTTTTTCCGTGCGAGTCATCCCTGGGGTCGAAGATCTCAAGGGCTTCTGGGAGCCCGGCCTCATCCGCTGGGACGCACCCGAACTCCCGACAGCCCCCGAGATCGAGGCGGAGGAGCTCGAAGAGGAACCTGTCGTCATCACCAAAGCCTAG
- the yacG gene encoding DNA gyrase inhibitor YacG encodes MTSKGNDQQSGEKKDSRRCVICKQAIPADRDGVFCTDRCKTIDLAKWIDGSYTISRPIEQSDLEEGVD; translated from the coding sequence ATGACATCCAAGGGTAACGACCAACAGTCAGGCGAGAAGAAGGACTCACGCCGTTGCGTCATCTGCAAGCAGGCCATCCCCGCTGACCGCGATGGTGTCTTCTGCACTGATCGGTGTAAGACGATTGACCTCGCCAAATGGATCGACGGCAGCTACACGATCAGTCGACCGATCGAACAAAGCGATCTTGAAGAGGGTGTCGATTAG
- a CDS encoding GGDEF domain-containing protein produces the protein MDPVGHALERGTRSAGQRVDPEQSSWAVILLGPTWWQSSVKATASELNGHVRFDSASSFLDALALLEQAGASTLMVYPAEGCELGRDRIASLGALTVRPRVIVDQRASGGIEDRDAVDDWLDSPIDAGSIARVLGVAYCASQAEQNNASSPVAMQHDMAMPGDVDLIDAVLAGDGSLVETLAEVVSRQTGMTGLSVALEESEVGEVQRRVAAEYGGQSYGWVYGSDSGWDAAALRPWSTWVARWLMLADRCRQMQDMAFRDPLTGAWNRRYFDRFLERVLGRAREERSQVTVMVFDIDNFKSYNDRYGHKAGDTILREAARLMQVVVRDHDVVARIGGDEFAVIFWDAAGPRSANSRHPQDVLHAARRFQKALCSHSFPELVNEVDGTLTISGGLAGYPWDGRTAGELLDHADQMSLMAKRQGKNAITFGRGAAEDCESF, from the coding sequence ATGGACCCTGTCGGTCATGCCTTGGAGCGAGGCACGCGTTCTGCGGGACAGCGGGTTGATCCTGAGCAATCCTCGTGGGCGGTGATCCTGTTGGGGCCCACGTGGTGGCAGTCTTCGGTGAAGGCTACTGCCAGCGAGCTAAACGGGCATGTACGTTTCGACTCTGCGTCGTCCTTCCTCGACGCTTTGGCGTTGCTGGAACAGGCGGGCGCATCAACCCTGATGGTCTATCCAGCCGAGGGCTGCGAGTTGGGACGTGATCGCATCGCGTCACTCGGTGCCTTGACTGTTCGCCCAAGAGTGATCGTGGATCAACGAGCGAGTGGCGGGATCGAAGATCGGGATGCGGTTGATGACTGGCTTGATTCACCTATCGATGCCGGGAGCATCGCACGAGTCCTTGGGGTGGCGTATTGCGCATCTCAAGCTGAGCAGAATAATGCATCTTCGCCAGTTGCCATGCAGCACGATATGGCCATGCCTGGCGATGTCGATCTGATCGATGCGGTGCTGGCTGGCGATGGTTCGCTGGTCGAGACACTCGCCGAGGTTGTGTCTCGTCAGACCGGGATGACGGGTTTGAGCGTGGCGTTGGAAGAGAGCGAGGTCGGCGAAGTGCAGCGTCGCGTCGCGGCTGAGTATGGTGGGCAGAGTTACGGCTGGGTTTACGGTTCCGATTCGGGCTGGGATGCCGCGGCGCTTCGTCCGTGGTCAACCTGGGTGGCTCGCTGGTTGATGCTCGCGGACCGTTGCCGACAGATGCAGGACATGGCATTTCGTGATCCGCTTACCGGTGCCTGGAACCGTAGGTACTTCGATCGGTTCCTCGAGCGCGTGCTTGGCAGGGCTCGAGAGGAGCGAAGTCAGGTCACGGTGATGGTGTTTGATATAGATAACTTCAAGTCGTACAACGATCGCTACGGGCATAAAGCCGGGGACACGATCCTCCGCGAAGCAGCGCGATTGATGCAGGTCGTGGTGCGAGATCACGATGTGGTTGCGCGGATTGGCGGGGACGAGTTCGCGGTGATCTTCTGGGATGCTGCGGGTCCGCGATCGGCTAACAGCAGGCATCCTCAGGATGTGCTTCATGCGGCTCGGCGTTTCCAGAAGGCGTTGTGCAGTCATTCGTTCCCGGAGTTGGTCAACGAGGTTGATGGCACGCTGACGATTTCCGGGGGGCTAGCCGGGTATCCGTGGGATGGCCGGACAGCTGGTGAGCTGCTGGATCACGCCGATCAGATGTCGCTGATGGCCAAGCGTCAGGGCAAGAACGCGATCACATTCGGGCGTGGTGCGGCAGAGGACTGCGAGAGTTTTTGA
- the tsaE gene encoding tRNA (adenosine(37)-N6)-threonylcarbamoyltransferase complex ATPase subunit type 1 TsaE, translating to MSEAIEIHLQDAEATRRLGVAIGRLAEATEVIALVGELGAGKTTLVRGLAEGLGVEPHAVSSPTFVLMHEHEIDGRRGLAALVHIDAYRLNSAQQLSGIGWDDWGGELRERAIVVIEWADRVAGVLPKDRLEIELIHDASGRLARFRVSNSWRDRLSSLKEVYAE from the coding sequence GTGAGCGAGGCGATTGAGATCCATCTCCAAGACGCCGAGGCCACCCGCCGGCTTGGTGTTGCCATCGGACGCTTGGCAGAGGCCACTGAGGTCATTGCCCTCGTTGGTGAACTTGGGGCAGGAAAAACCACTCTGGTTCGTGGCCTTGCCGAGGGTCTGGGAGTCGAGCCTCATGCAGTGTCGAGTCCGACATTTGTCCTGATGCACGAGCATGAGATCGATGGCCGCCGGGGTCTTGCAGCACTGGTCCATATTGATGCTTACCGGCTCAACTCGGCTCAGCAACTCTCGGGGATTGGCTGGGATGATTGGGGTGGCGAACTCCGTGAAAGAGCTATCGTTGTCATCGAGTGGGCGGATCGCGTCGCTGGGGTACTGCCGAAAGATCGACTTGAGATCGAGCTCATCCACGACGCCTCGGGTAGGCTGGCTCGCTTTCGTGTCAGCAACTCGTGGCGCGACAGACTCTCCAGCCTCAAGGAGGTGTATGCGGAATGA
- the thiL gene encoding thiamine-phosphate kinase, whose product MSTDPAHTHTPAPTQLSEQRLLAWIASRYQKQSGVILGPGDDMAILESGRGPLLIAADPVIEGVHVSRGTDPRKTGTKAVKRNLSDVAAMGALPKSVVSCVVFNQAWSESAAKQLLEGIDETASAYACSVVGGDISIHGGPTVVVITLLADTGGVEPLRRSTANAGDHVYVSGLLGGSQAEHEGWTGHLDFTPRVTLGRTLASNADLRPTAMMDLSDGLAMDLPRMLAASGGLGATIELDRLPLNPAISGSSDPGWKSALGDGEDYELLLTHPGDLPPEIEGVPITRIGQVEPGGSALRYLYADGSIVAVEGLAGLGWEHRS is encoded by the coding sequence ATGTCCACTGACCCCGCCCACACCCACACCCCCGCCCCCACCCAGCTCAGCGAGCAACGATTGCTTGCCTGGATCGCGAGTCGCTACCAGAAGCAATCCGGGGTCATTCTCGGCCCTGGCGATGACATGGCTATCCTCGAATCTGGTCGAGGCCCTCTTCTGATTGCTGCGGATCCGGTTATCGAGGGGGTCCATGTTTCACGGGGAACCGATCCCCGAAAAACAGGAACCAAGGCGGTCAAGCGGAATCTGTCCGATGTCGCCGCCATGGGGGCCCTGCCGAAGTCGGTCGTCTCCTGTGTCGTCTTCAATCAGGCGTGGTCAGAGTCTGCAGCGAAGCAGCTTTTGGAGGGTATCGATGAGACCGCCTCTGCTTACGCTTGCAGCGTCGTCGGCGGGGACATCAGCATCCACGGCGGACCGACCGTTGTCGTGATCACACTTCTCGCTGACACAGGAGGCGTCGAACCCCTCCGAAGGAGTACGGCCAACGCGGGTGACCACGTCTATGTCTCCGGCCTCCTGGGTGGGTCACAGGCCGAGCACGAAGGTTGGACAGGGCATCTCGACTTCACGCCTCGCGTCACCCTGGGCCGGACTCTCGCTTCTAACGCCGATCTCAGGCCTACCGCCATGATGGACCTCAGCGACGGGCTTGCGATGGACCTGCCCCGGATGCTTGCGGCCTCCGGCGGGCTGGGGGCAACGATCGAACTTGACCGGTTGCCCCTGAACCCGGCCATCTCGGGTTCATCAGACCCTGGATGGAAATCGGCTCTCGGCGATGGCGAAGACTACGAACTCCTGCTGACTCACCCCGGCGATCTGCCTCCCGAGATTGAAGGTGTCCCCATCACTCGGATTGGGCAGGTCGAGCCCGGAGGGTCAGCCCTACGGTACCTCTACGCCGATGGCTCGATCGTTGCGGTGGAGGGACTCGCGGGCCTCGGCTGGGAGCACCGCTCGTGA
- a CDS encoding transketolase, which produces MSYDSTIHAKAGELIKLSYEMTAAAGSGHPTTCASLAHLTAVLMFDHMRYEPVNPAHPSSDRLVLSEGHAVPIVYAACADLGVHIGRDPANLRAMTVEDAMSLRAIDSVVDGHPNPVEGFPFFDAATGSLGQGLSVAAGLACAARVDGLDKRVFCIVGDGESREGQVWEAMDFIKDHDLKSVLTIFNANVYAQSDVVSGQQTHEALTKKCEAYGFKTLVIDGHRPSEIQNALNEHAESMLNPEAAPIAVVAKTVKGWGSPSQQGDGHHGKPADGDDMAKALDELTKSLNDLGAFADTKLSIKLMSPKKPDSKRNETPMSMGAALDAFGMSGVLSKGKLATRRAYGVALRAIGHARGDVVALDADVKNSTFAEMFSKDEKLASRFFECRIAEQNMYSVAAGLSAADKVAYCSTFAKFVTRGYDQIEMAINSGANFKIVGSHAGISLAADGPSQMSLPDIAWFRSFATMTRPNGQPGCYVLQPSCAYQAYALTMAMADYDGVCYMRTLRPDLEFLYSENDTFTLGGHEVLSEGRDLLIVATGYMVHQANKALEALDKQGIDATLVDLYSIPFDSDAILDLANANNGNILTLEDNYGGGAGSAIADAAAADGGGFTVKQMHVKRLPKSGRSPEDLMDYCSLSVDDIVQSAMGMLELSTA; this is translated from the coding sequence ATGTCCTACGATTCCACGATCCATGCCAAGGCTGGCGAACTGATCAAGCTCAGCTATGAGATGACGGCCGCCGCTGGCTCTGGCCACCCCACGACCTGTGCCAGCCTGGCCCATCTGACGGCTGTGCTGATGTTCGACCATATGCGATACGAGCCGGTCAACCCCGCTCACCCGTCGTCGGATCGGCTGGTGTTGTCTGAAGGGCATGCGGTGCCCATTGTCTACGCAGCCTGTGCTGACCTCGGCGTGCATATCGGGCGTGACCCCGCGAACCTGCGTGCGATGACTGTTGAAGACGCGATGAGCCTTCGAGCGATCGACTCGGTGGTTGATGGCCACCCGAATCCGGTTGAGGGCTTCCCGTTCTTTGATGCGGCCACCGGCTCGCTGGGGCAGGGACTGTCGGTCGCCGCTGGCCTGGCGTGTGCGGCCCGGGTGGATGGTCTGGATAAGCGTGTCTTCTGTATCGTCGGTGATGGTGAGTCTCGCGAAGGCCAGGTCTGGGAAGCCATGGACTTTATCAAGGACCATGATCTCAAATCCGTTCTCACGATCTTCAACGCGAACGTCTACGCGCAGTCTGATGTGGTCAGCGGTCAGCAGACCCACGAGGCACTGACCAAGAAGTGCGAGGCTTATGGCTTCAAGACACTGGTGATTGATGGGCATCGGCCGTCGGAGATACAAAATGCACTCAATGAGCACGCGGAGAGCATGCTCAACCCCGAAGCCGCGCCGATCGCTGTGGTGGCTAAGACGGTGAAGGGTTGGGGCAGCCCCTCGCAGCAGGGTGATGGTCATCACGGCAAGCCGGCTGATGGCGACGACATGGCCAAAGCTCTTGATGAACTGACCAAGTCACTTAATGACCTAGGTGCTTTCGCTGACACCAAGCTCTCCATCAAACTGATGAGCCCAAAAAAGCCAGATAGCAAGCGCAATGAGACGCCGATGAGCATGGGGGCTGCTCTCGACGCCTTCGGCATGAGCGGGGTGCTGAGCAAGGGCAAGCTGGCTACCCGGCGAGCCTATGGCGTTGCCCTGCGTGCCATTGGTCACGCGAGGGGGGATGTGGTCGCGCTGGACGCTGACGTTAAGAACTCGACCTTCGCTGAGATGTTCTCGAAGGATGAGAAGCTTGCTTCGCGGTTCTTTGAGTGCCGTATCGCTGAGCAGAACATGTATTCTGTCGCCGCTGGCCTTTCGGCTGCCGACAAGGTTGCCTACTGCTCAACCTTTGCCAAGTTTGTGACCCGTGGCTACGACCAGATCGAGATGGCGATCAACTCGGGAGCGAACTTCAAGATCGTCGGCTCCCACGCTGGCATTTCGCTTGCTGCCGACGGCCCCAGCCAGATGTCATTGCCGGACATCGCATGGTTCCGCTCGTTTGCCACCATGACACGTCCAAATGGGCAGCCCGGCTGCTATGTTCTTCAGCCTTCGTGTGCTTATCAGGCGTACGCCCTGACGATGGCGATGGCCGATTACGACGGTGTCTGCTATATGCGAACTCTGCGACCGGATCTTGAGTTCCTTTACTCAGAGAACGACACGTTCACTCTTGGCGGGCACGAGGTGCTTTCCGAGGGTCGTGATCTATTGATCGTCGCTACCGGTTACATGGTCCATCAGGCGAACAAGGCTCTTGAAGCACTCGACAAGCAGGGCATCGACGCCACGCTGGTCGATCTCTACTCGATCCCGTTCGACTCCGATGCGATTCTAGACCTCGCGAACGCCAACAACGGCAATATCCTCACGCTGGAGGACAATTACGGCGGCGGTGCTGGGTCGGCGATTGCTGACGCTGCGGCGGCTGACGGGGGTGGTTTCACCGTCAAGCAGATGCACGTCAAACGGCTGCCGAAGTCCGGGCGGTCACCTGAAGACCTGATGGACTACTGCAGCCTGAGCGTCGATGATATCGTTCAGTCGGCTATGGGCATGCTTGAGCTATCGACAGCGTGA